The DNA sequence TGCGCGGTTTGCAGGGTATTGTCGATAATCTTCACCGGTTTCTCGATCTTTGCACCCAGACCCGTGGCAACTACGGTCACGTGCAGCTCGTCGCGCATGTCCGGATCGATAACGGTACCGACCTTTACCATGGCGTGATCGGAAGCGAAGGCCTCGATGATACTACCCACGTCCGAGTACTCGCCCAGAGACAGGTCGGGACCGGCAGTGATATTCACCAGGATACCGCGAGCACCCTGCAGGTTGACGTCTTCGAGCAGCGGGTTGCGAATCGCCGCCTCAGTCGCTTCGCGTGCGCGGTTAGGACCGCTGGCGCAGCCGGTACCCATCATGGCCATGCCCATTTCGCTCATCACGGTACGTACGTCGGCGAAGTCGACGTTGATCATGCCCGGACGCTTGATGATATCGGAGATACCGCGAACGGCACCGGCCAGAACGTCGTCAGCCTTGGCGAAAGCCGACAGCAGGCTGGCATCCTTGCCCAGGATGGTCAGCAGCTTTTCGTTCGGAATGGTGATCAGCGAATCGACGCTTTCCGACAGCGCGCGGATGCCTTCATCGGCGATCTGCATGCGCTTTCGGCCCTCGAACGGGAACGGACGGGTGACCACCGCAACGGTGAGGATACCCAGTTCCTTGGCCACTTCGGCGATGATCGGCGCAGCACCGGTACCGGTACCGCCGCCCATGCCGGTGGTGATGAACACCATGTTGGTGCCTTGCAGTACTTCGGCGATGCGCTCGCGGTCTTCCAGAGCGGCCTGACGGCCGACTTCCGGATTTGCGCCCGCACCCAGGCCCTTGGTCACGCCGGTGCCCAGCTGCAGGATGGTGCGCGCACCGATGTTTTTCAGCGCTTGTGCGTCGGTGTTGGCGCAGATGAATTCCACGCCTTCGATGTTGCTCTTAACCATATGGTTAACAGCATTGCCACCGCCGCCACCAACACCGATAACCTTGATTACCGGGCTTTGCGGGATGTTGTCTACGAGTTCGAACATTTTCCCTCTCCTTTCATTTCTCTAGTTTTTGCGCCTACTACTACTGCTTTGAAAACTTAAAAGTTGCCCTGGACCCAACGCTTGAATCGTTCAAGCACAGGTGCTTTAGCTTCGTCGCTATAGCTGTTGTTGCTGCTCATACCGGTCAGGGACATGCCATCGGACTGCTTCTGCAATCCGTACATCAGCAGGCCCACACCAGTGGAATAAATCGGGTTGCGCACAACGTCGGCCAAACCATGCACCGTGTGCGGCACGCCAAGGCGAACCGGCATGTGGAAGATCTCTTCGGCCAACTCGACCGCGCCTTCCATCTTCGCCGTACCGCCGGTCAGCACGATGCCGGCCGGAATCAGGTCTTCGTAGCCACTGCGACGCAGTTCGGCCTGGATGAGGGTGAAGAGCTCGTCGTAACGGGGCTCGACCACCTCGGCCAGGGCCTGGCGGGACAATTCGCGCGGCGGACGATCGCCAACGCTCGGTACCTTGATGGTTTCACCGGCACCGGCCAGCTTGGCCAGGGCGCAGGCGTAACGAATCTTGATTTCTTCGGCGTACTGGGTCGGCGTACGCAGGGCCATGGCGATGTCGTTGGTGACCTGGTCGCCAGCGATCGGGATAACCGCGGTATGACGGATCGCGCCTTCAGTGAAAATGGCAATGTCGGTAGTCCCGCCGCCGATATCGACCAGGCACACGCCCAGCTCTTTCTCGTCGTCGGTCAGCACCGAGTAGGCCGAGGCCAGTTGTTCGAGGATGATGTCGTCGATTTCCAGGCCGCAACGGCGAACGCATTTCTCGATGTTCTGCGCCGCATTCACCGCGCAGGTCACCACGTGCACCTTGGCTTCCAGACGAACGCCGGACATGCCCAGAGGCTCGCGAACGCCTTCCTGGTTATCGATCACATAGTCCTGCGGCAAGGTGTGCAGCACGCGTTGGTCAGCCGGGATCGCGACCGCCTGGGCAGCATCGAGTACCCGCTCCAGATCCGCCGCGCTGACTTCGCGGTCGCGGATTGCCACGATGCCGTGGGAATTGAGACTGCGAATATGATTGCCGGCCACGCCCACGAACGCCGAGTGGATACGGCAGCCCGCCATCAGCTGGGCTTCCTCGACGGCGCGCTGGATCGATTGCACGGTCGACTCGATATTCACCACCACGCCCTTTTTCAGGCCGCGCGATGGATGGGTACCGATACCGACGATTTCCAGCGTACCGTCGGCAGCGACTTCGCCTACCAGCGCCACTACCTTGGAGGTGCCGATATCCAAGCCAACGATCATTTTGCCGCTTTGCACATTTGCCATGGTCCTGCCTCTCTTAATTCTTCGCGACGGCGGGTTGGTCCGTCGATGGCGCAATCGGCTCCCGCCAGCCAACGGCCAGGCCGTTGGCGTAGCGCAGGTCGACGCGCGCGATATTCGTGATCTGTTCTTTCAGCGTCTTGTCGTAAATGGCAATGAAGCGGCGCATTTTCTCCACCAGGTGGTCGCGCCCCAGCAACAGCTCGATGCCAGGGCCGGCGCTGCCTGCACCGGTGGTCAAGAACCAGCTGCCTCGTTCACGCAACTCCAGCCGCACAATCGAAAAGCCCATGGGCCGCAGCATCTGGCTCAACACCTGATACTGCTGCATGATCTTCTGCTGGGCCCGCTGCGGACCGAACAGCTGCGGCAGATGCTCGTAGTTGGCCAGCTCGCGCGGCGCGAACGCCTGGCCCTGGTTGTTCAGCAGGGCCTCTTCGCCCCAACGCGCCACGGGCAATTGCTCTTCCAGACGGATCACCACCTGGTCCGGCCAGACGCGGCGAACCTCGGCATGGGCGATCCACGGCATCTGTTCGAGCTCGGCGCGCATGCTTGCCAGGTCGATGGTGAAAAAGCTCGCGGTGACATAAGGTGCGATCCGCTGCTGCACCGCCTGCTGGCTGATGTAGCTCAGGTCGCCCTGCACGGCGATTTTGGTGATCGGCCGGTCGGCATACGGCATCAGGCGCTGCGCACCTTCGTAGGTACCGAACCCCAGTGCAACCAGCAGAACGGGCCACATCAGGCGTTTGAAGAAACTGAAGTTGGCCTTGGGCAGGCGCGCCGACAGTGGCTCCTTGGCCACCATCCGACTGGCACCACGCGGCACCGGCTTGCGGCCGGTGGCGGGTTGCTGATGACGTAACATCGCGCCTTGCATGGGATTAACCTCGCGCCTCTACGCTGGCTGCCAGGATGGCCAGCACCAACTGCTGGAAATCCAGGCCGGCAGCACGTGCAGCCATCGGAACCAGACTGTGATCGGTCATGCCTGGAGTCGTGTTGACTTCCAGTAACCAGAACTTCCCTTGGGCGTCCTGCATCACATCGAGCCGGCCCCAGCCGGAAATGCCGATGGCCTCGCAAGCCCTTGCGGTCAGGTCGATGAGTTCAGCTTCTTTGGCGGCGTCGAGCCCGCACGGGATCCGATACTGGGTATCGTTGGCCACGTACTTGGCGTCGTAGTCGTAGAACGTGTGGGGAGTGCCCAGGGCTATAGGCGGCAATACCTGGTCACGCAAGGTCGCGATAGTGAACTCCGGCCCCTGGATCCATTGCTCGACCAGGACTTGCGAGTCATAGGTGCTGGCCGCTTGCCAGGCGCCGATCAATTCTTCGACGCTGGACACTTTGGCCATACCGATACTTGAACCTTCATGGGCCGGTTTGACGATCAAAGGGAAGCCCAGTTCCGTCGCCGCCGAAATACAATCGTCCTCGCTGGCGAGCACCGCGTGATGCGGGGTCGGGATGCCAAGGCTTTTCCAGACTTGCTTGGTGCGCAGCTTGTCCATGGCCAGTGCCGAAGCCAGAATCCCGCTACCGGTATAAGGAATGTCCAGGCATTCGAGCAGGCCCTGCATGCTGCCGTCTTCGCCGCCGCGGCCGTGCAGGATGATGAAGGCACGGTCGATTTTTTCGCTCATCAGACGGGTCAGCAGATCGTCGCCGACATCGATGCCGAACGCATTCACGCCGGCACTGCGCAGCGCCTCGAGCACCGCATTGCCCGACTTCAAGGAAACCTCACGCTCGGCGCTCTTGCCGCCGAACAGCACGGCGACCCGGCCGAAATCCTTCGGCGCGATCGTCGAAAACAGCTGGTCGTAGGTGTTAACAGTCATTTCACCTTCCCCTGACTGGCGACAGCACCAGCAAACAACGGACTCTTCAGTAATTGCGGCGCCAGCCCGCCGATATCCCCTGCCCCTTGGCACAACAGGATGTCGCCAGCGCGCAGCAGCGGTTTGACCAGTGGCGCCAGTTCGACACCACGCTCGATATAGATCGGATCAAGCTGGCCGCGCTGCCGGATGCTGTGGCAGAGCTGACGGCTGTCCGCACCCGGAATCGGCTCTTCACCGGCCGGGTAGACTTCCATGAGCAGCAAGACGTTGGCGTCGGCCAAAACCTGGACGAAATCGTCGTACAGATCGCGGGTACGGCTGTAGCGATGCGGCTGGTAGACCATCACCAGACGGCGTTCCGGCCAACCGCCGCGCACGGCCTTGATCACGGCGGCGACTTCGGTCGGGTGGTGACCATAGTCGTCGACCAGCATCACGCTGCCCTTGTCGATCGGCAGTTCGCCGTAGACCTGGAAGCGTCGACCGACACCCTGGAAGCCCGACAGCCCCTTGACGATGGCTTCATCGCTGATGCCTTCGTCGGTGGCAATGGCAATGGTCGCCAGCGAGTTCAGAACGTTGTGGTTGCCCGGCATGTTCACCGACACATCCAGTGGCTCACGGTCCCGGCGCAGCACGGTGAAATGGGTCAGCATGCCTTCCTGGCGAATATTGATCGCCCGCACGTCCGCCTCTTCGCTGACGCCATAAGTGACGGTCGGGCGCTTGACCTGCGGCAGAATTTCACGCACCACCGGATCGTCCAGGCAGACCACGGCCAGACCATAGAACGGCAGGTTGTGCAGGAATTCGACAAAGGTTTTCTTCAGTTTGTTGAAGTCACCTTCGTACGTCGCCATGTGGTCGGCGTCGATGTTGGTGACCACCGCGACCAATGGCTGCAGATGCAGGAAACTGGCATCGCTCTCGTCCGCTTCGGCAATCAGGTAACGGCTGGTGCCCAATTGTGCATTGGTGCCGGCTGCATTCAGTCGGCCACCGATGACGAAAGTCGGATCCAGGCCGCCGGCGGCGAACACCGAGGCGAGCAGGCTGGTGGTAGTGGTCTTGCCATGGGTACCGGCAACGGCAATACCATGGCGATAGCGCATCAGTTCGGCCAGCATCTCGGCACGCGGCACCACCGGAATACGTCGCTCCAGTGCGGTAGCGACTTCCGGGTTGGATGGATTGACCGCGCTGGACACCACCAGCACATCGGCAGCCGCCGCGTTTTCGGCACGATGGCCGATGAAGATCTCGGCACCGAAGGTTTTCAGCCGCTCAGTCACTGCCGACGCTTTCAGGTCGGAACCCGAAACCTGATAGCCCAGGTTCAGCAGTACTTCGGCAATGCCGCACATGCCCACGCCGCCGATACCGACGAAGTGAATACGACGGATGCGGCGCATTTCCGGTTGAGGCATCGCTTTCTTGCTTTCAACCATGGGCCACCTCCAGACAGATATCGACTACTGTGCGGGTAGCATCGGGTTTGGCCAGGCGCCGTGCAGTGCTGGCCATGGTGTTGAGTTTTTCCGGTTGCATCAGCACCTCGTTCAGGCGTTCAGCCAGCTCGGCTGCGCCAGTTGTCGCTTGCGGCATCAGGAAGGCGGCGCCTTCGCGAGCCAGATAGTTGGCGTTGTGGGTCTGGTGATCGTCGATCGCGTGGGGCAAGGGCACCAGCATCGATGGCAGGCCCGCGGCCGCCAGTTCACTGACCGTGAGCGCGCCGGCGCGGCAGACTACCAGGTCCGCCCAGCCGTAGGCCTGTGCCATGTCTTTGATAAAGGGTGCCACCTGGGCTTCTACACCCGCCTCGCGGTAGCGTTTTGCGGTCGCTTCATCGTGTTGTTTGCCGGCCTGGTGAAAGACTTCGGGGCGAGCCGCCTCAGGGACTTTCGCCAGTGCTTGCGGCAAGAGCTTGTTCAAAGGCTCCGCCCCCAGGCTGCCGCCCAGGACCAACAACCGTGGCTTGCGCCCGGCCAGGGTCGGGCGCAGTGTTTCCAGAAACAATTCGCTACGCACGGGGTTGCCGGTGGTACGGCGCTTACCCGACGCGGCGAAGGTTTCCGGGAAAGCTTCGCAGACTCGACTGGCCAACGGCACCAGGAGCCGATTGGCGGTACCGGCCTTGGCGTTTTGCTCGTGAATCACCACTGGCACACCGGACAGTTTTGCAGCAACGCCACCGGGGCCTGTCACATAACCGCCAAAACCGATCACGCAGACCGGCTTCAACTGAGCAATGATCCGACGCGCCTGCAGTACCGCCTTGATCAAGGTGAATGGCGCCTTGAGCAGCGACAGCCGTCCCTTGCCACGCAGGCCGGTAACCTTGATCAGGTGCAGCGGTATTCCTGCCTGGGGCACCAACTCGTTTTCAATGCCGCGCGGCGTGCCCAGCCAGTGCACGCTGTAGCCGCGGGCCTGGAACTCGCGGGCACAGGCCAGCGCCGGGAATACGTGACCGCCGGTGCCACCGGCCATGATCAAGACATTAGCGCCCATGGGTCGGCTCCTCGGCGAAGTCGCTTTCGCTGAACTCCGTCTCTTCACTGCCCAGGTGCGTGCGGCTCTCCCACTCGATGCGCAGGAGCAAGCCCATGCAGGCACAGCAGATCACCAGGGAGCTGCCGCCATAACTGAGGAACGGTAAAGTCAGGCCCTTGGTCGGCAGCAAACCGACGTTCACGCCGATATTGATCAAGAATTGACCAATCCACAGGAAAGCCAGGCCGTAGGCCATGTAAGCGGCAAAGAATTGCTTGGCCTTTTCGGCCCACAGACCGATATACATTGCTCGCACACTGACAAACACGAACAGCGCCACGGTTGCCAGGGAGCCAATCACCCCCAGCTCTTCGGCCAGTACCGAGAACACGAAGTCAGTGTGCGCTTCAGGCAGGTAGAACTGCTTCTGCACGCTGTTACCCAGACCGACGCCCAGCCACTCACCACGACCGAAGGCAATCAATGCCTGGGTCAGTTGATAGCCGGAGCCGAACTGGTCGGACCAGGGATCGGTAAACGTGATCAGACGTGCCATCCGATAGGGTTGCGCCTGGACCAGGACGAACACCGCCCCCACGGCGAGCACCACCATCAGGCTGAAGCGAAACAGACCGACGCCGCCCAGGAACAGCATCGCGGCCGCCGCCCCCATCATGACGACGGTGGCACCGAAGTCCGGCTCCATCAGCAGCAGGCCGGCCATCGGCAACAGCACAATGAACGGCTTGAAGAAACCCATCCAGCTCTCACGGACTTCCTGCTGGCGGCGCACCAGGTAACCGGCCAGGTAAATCACCACGAACACCTTGGCGATTTCCGAAGGCTGCACGTTGAAGAAACCGAAGCCGATCCAGCGCATTGAGCCGTTCACTTCGCGACCGATGCCCGGCACCAGTACCAGCACCAGCAAGCCGAAGGCACCCACCAGCATCATCCAGCCCAGGCGTTGCCAGGTGGCGATCGGCACCAGCATGGTGAAAATACAGGCGCCCAGCCCGATCACCACGTAAATCAGGTGACGGATCATGTGATAGAGCGGATTGCCCAACTGCGCGGCCGCCACTTCCGAGGAAGCCGAGGTGATCATCACCAGGCCCAGGCCAATCAAGGCCAGGCAACCGGCCAGCATGGCAAAGTCCAGGTCGATGCCGCGACCACTGATCAGCGGCGATGGATAGGGCTTGATCAGGCCGAGGATCATGGCAAGGCCTCCACGGCTTGAGCGAACAGACGCCCACGCTCTTCGAAGTTCTTGAACATGTCCAGGCTTGCGCAGGCGGGAGACAGCAGCACTGCATCACCCTCCCGGGCGAGCTCGGCACACTGCTGCACGGCCTCGTCGAGGGTCTTGACCCGAATCAGCGGCACCTCATCACCCAAGGCCTTGGCCAACAGCTCGGCATCGCGACCGAGCAACACGACCGCGCGGCAATGGGCCGCCACGGGTGCACGCAGGGCACTGAAGTCAGCACCCTTGCCATCGCCACCGGCCACCAGCACCAGCTTGCCGGCAATATCGGCTCCCAGCCCTTCGATGGCGGCAAGCGCTGCACCGACGTTGGTCGCCTTGGAGTCGTCGTACCAGGTCACGCCATCGCGCTCGCGCAGCCACTGGCACCGATGCGCAAGACCGGTGAAGGTGCGCAGGCTGGAAAGCATCGCATCGAACGGCAAACCGACCGCATGCCCCAATGCCAGCGCCGCGAGGGCATTGGCCTGGTTGTGGGCGCCACGAATTTTCAAGTCACGCACCGGCATCAGGTTTTCGAACTGGAACGCCAGGTACTTCTCACCGTTTTCTTCGCGCAGGCCAAAGGCCTTGAAGTCCGGCTTGTTCAAGCCGAAGGTCCAGCAAGGCAGACCTTCGCCCATCAATGGCCGGGACAGGGCATCCTGGCGATTGACCACCACTTGCCGGGCACCACGGAAGATCCGGTGCTTGGCCAAGTGATAGGCCGGCAGACCGCTGTAGCGATCCATGTGGTCTTCGCTGACATTGAGCACGGTGGCGACTTCAGCGTTCAACTGATCGGTGGTTTCCAGTTGGAAGCTGGACAGTTCGAGTACGTAGAGCTCGACGTCATCGGCCAGCAGGTCCAGGGCTGGCGTACCCAGGTTGCCGCCCACCGCCACGCGTTTGCCGGCCGCCGCGGCCATTTCGCCGACCAGGGTGGTCACGGTGCTTTTTGCGTTCGAGCCGCTGATTGCCACGATCGGTGCTTTCGCGTTACGCGCGAACAGTTCGATATCGCCGGACAGTTTCACCCCACGGGCGGCAGCCTGCTGCAACGCCGGGGTCGCCAGGGCGAGGCCGGGGCTGATGTACAGTTCGTCGGCACGGCAGAGGAATTCCACGTCCAGCTCGCCACAACGCACTTCCACCTGTGGGTAGTCACGCCGCAGCGTCGCCAGCTCCGGTGGGTTCTCGCGCGTATCGGCCACCGCAAACGCCACGCCCCGCTGCGCCAGGAAGCGCACCAGGGACATGCCGCTCTTGCCGAGGCCGACAACGATGCGGAAGTGGTCAGAAGCGATCAGAGACACTCTTTCTACCTCAGTTTCAGGGTGGCAAGGCCAATCAGCACCAGAATCACGGTGATGATCCAGAAACGGACAATCACGCGCGGCTCGGGCCAGCCCTTGAGTTCAAAATGGTGGTGGATCGGTGCCATGCGAAATACGCGGCGACCGGTCAACTTGAAGGAAGCAACCTGAATTACGACCGAAAGGGTTTCCATCACGAACACGCCGCCCATGATGAACAGCACGATCTCCTGGCGCACGATCACCGCAATGGTGCCCAGTGCGGCACCGAGGGCCAGTGCACCGACATCACCCATGAAGACCTGTGCCGGATAGGTGTTGAACCAGAGAAAGCCCAGGCCCGCCCCGATCAGGGCGCCGCAGAACACGATCAGCTCACCCGCGCCCGGAACGTAAGGAATCAGCAGGTACTCGGCAAACTTCACGTTGCCGGACAGGTAGCAGAAGATCCCCAGCGCACCGCCAACCATCACCGTCGGCATGATCGCCAGGCCATCGAGGCCGTCGGTCAGGTTGACCGCGTTGCTCGAGCCGACGATGACGAAATAGGTCAACACAATGAAGCCGGCGCCCAACGGGATGCTGACATCCTTGAGCATCGGTACGATCAGGGTGGTTTCCACGCTGGTCGGCGCAGTCACATAAAGGAAGATCGCCGCGCCCAGGCCAAACACCGATTGCCAGAAATATTTCCAGCGGCTTGGCAGCCCACGCGAGTTCTTTTCGATGACCTTGCGATAGTCGTCGACCCAGCCGATGGCGCCGAACAGCAAGGTGACGATCAACACCACCCAGACATAACGGTTGCTCAGGTCAGCCCAGAGCAAGGTACTGATACCGATTGCCGACAGGATCAGCGCACCACCCATGGTGGGCGTGCCGGATTTTGACAGGTGCGATTGCGGACCATCGTTACGAACGGCTTGTCCGATCTGGCGAATCTGCAGGGTACGAATCATCCATGGCCCCAGGCAAAGGGCCAGCGACAATGCGGTCAGCACACCGAGAATCCCGCGCAGGGTCAGGTACTGAAAGACCGCGAAGCCTTTGTAGAACTGTTGCAGATACTCAGCCAGCAGCAGCAGCATTAATGTTTCTCCCCGCTGGAACCGCACAAGGCTGCCACGACGTTTTCCATCGCAGCGCTGCGCGAACCCTTGATCAAAATAGTTGTATGAGTGCCCTGCTCGGCGCCAACGGCCGCGATCAGGTCAGCTTGAGTAGCGAAATGGTGGGCATCAGGCCCGAACGCTGCAACCGCATGCGCCATCAACGGACCCACTGCGTAAAGCACCGAGACCCTGCCTTTGGCATAGTCACCGACTTGCCGGTGACCTTCCTGCGCCCATTGGCCCAACTCGCCAATATCTCCGAGCACCAGGACAGTGCGACCGGAAAAGCCGGCGAGTATATCAATGGCCGCGCACATTGAGGTGGGGTTTGCGTTATAGGTGTCATCGATCACCCGCACACCCAGGGGGGTCATTTGCACGACAGTCCGGCCCTTGACCGGCTGCACGTTGTTCAGGCCAAGAGCGATGCCTTCGAGTGACAGACCAAAGGCATGCGCGGCAGCCGCCGCCGCCAGTGCATTCTGGACATTGTGCGTACCCAGCAGATTCAGCTGGACCCGCGCGACGCCAGACGGGCCGTGCAGATCGAAAGCCGGGCAGCCACGTTCGTCGCGGGTCAGCCCGCTGGCATGGAAATCGGCTGCCGGATTGTCCAGGGCGAAACTCAGTACGGCATGCTGGCCGGCACGCGCCTTCCAGATGGCAAAAGCCTTGTCGTCGAGGTTGAGCACTGCGGTACCGCCGTCACCCAACCCCTCGAGAATCTCGCCCTTGGCCTGGACAATCTTCTCGGGGCCGCCGAACTCACCTACATGAGCGGTCCCGGCGTTGTTGATGACAACCACATGCGGCTGGGTCAAGCCGACAGTGTAGGCAATCTCGCCAACACGCGAAGCGCCCAGCTCGATAACCGCCGCCGCATGCTCCGGGGCGATTTCCAGTAACGTCAGCGGTGCACCCAAATCGTTATTCAGGTTGCCACGCGTGGCCAGCACCGGACCGCGCGTACGCAGAATGCTGGCGAGCATTTCCTTGACCGTGGTTTTCCCGCTGGAACCGGTGATTGCCGCCACCTGCCGGGTGAACGCGGCGCGATTGAGCGCACCCAGTTGGCCCAATGCCAGGCGCGTGTCGGCCACGACCAGTTGCGGCAGCTTGCTGTCGGGCACTTCGCGCTCGACCAGCGCCGCAACGGCGCCCTTGGCCGCGACATCGTTCAGGTAGTCGTGCCCGTCGAAGCGCGGGCCGGCCAGCGCCACGAACAATTGGCCGGCAGCAATTGCCCGGCTGTCGATGCTGACGCCATTGAAGGCAGTGTCGGCACCGACCAGGCGAGCCTGCAGCGGCGCGACCAGTTCACTCAGAAAAATTGGCTTAAGCATGGGCTGCCTCCCAGGCTTTCAGGGCTTTTTGGGCTTCGACCAGATCGGAGAAGTCATGGCGCTGGCCATTGATCTCCTGATAGTCCTCATGCCCCTTGCCGGCGAGCACGATGACGTCATCGGCCGAGGCGCCAGCGATCAGTTGCTCGATCGCTTGACCACGACCTGCGACGAAACGGGCGCGCTCCGGCGCGGCGAAGCCTGGACGAATATCACTGAAAATTTGCTGCGGATCTTCGCTGCGCGGATTGTCATCGGTCACCAGCACGCCGTCAGCCAGGCGCTCGGCCACTTCGGCCATCAACGGACGCTTGCCGCGATCGCGATCGCCGCCACAGCCGAACAGGCAGAGCAATTTGCCCTTGGCGTGGGGCCGCAGGGCTTCGAGGACTTTTTCCAGCGCATCAGGCGTATGCGCATAATCGACCACCACCAGCGGCAGGGCTCCGCCGCCCAGGCGCTGCATGCGTCCGACCGGGCCTTCCAGTTGCGGCATGACCTTGAGAATTTCATCCAGCGGGTAATCCATGCCGAGCAAGGCACCGATCGCAGCCAACACATTGCTCAAGTTGAAGCGTCCCAACAGCGCGCTGCGCAGGCTATGCTGACCTTGGGCGGTGACCAGCGTGGCGCGCACGCCGGTATCGTCGAAGTGCGCCTCGCGGCAATACAGCGAAGCACTGGAGTCTTCCAGGCTATAACTGATCAGGCGCGACTCATGGGACTGACTGGCGAGCTCACGACCGAACTCATCATCGATGTTGACGACCCGGCAGCGCAGGTTCGGCCGGGTGAACAACTTGCCCTTGGCCTCGGCGTACGCATCCATGCTGCCGTGGTAATCGAGATGATCACGCGACAGGTTGGTCATGACCGCGATATCGAATGCCAGCGCCGCCACGCGCCCCTGATCCAGGGCGTGGGACGACACTTCCATGGCCACGGCGCGGGCACCGGCCTTTTTCAAGTCGTACAGGGTCGCCTGGACCGCGATCGGGTCTGGCGTGGTCAAGCGGCCGCTTTTCAATGCACCGTAAAAACCGGTGCCCAGCGTGCCGATCAGACCGCAGTGCTTGCCCAGCTTGTCCAATGCCTGCGCGACCAACTGCGTGACGCTGGTCTTGCCATTGGTACCGGTGACGCCAACCAGGTCC is a window from the Pseudomonas sp. LS1212 genome containing:
- the murD gene encoding UDP-N-acetylmuramoyl-L-alanine--D-glutamate ligase produces the protein MSLIASDHFRIVVGLGKSGMSLVRFLAQRGVAFAVADTRENPPELATLRRDYPQVEVRCGELDVEFLCRADELYISPGLALATPALQQAAARGVKLSGDIELFARNAKAPIVAISGSNAKSTVTTLVGEMAAAAGKRVAVGGNLGTPALDLLADDVELYVLELSSFQLETTDQLNAEVATVLNVSEDHMDRYSGLPAYHLAKHRIFRGARQVVVNRQDALSRPLMGEGLPCWTFGLNKPDFKAFGLREENGEKYLAFQFENLMPVRDLKIRGAHNQANALAALALGHAVGLPFDAMLSSLRTFTGLAHRCQWLRERDGVTWYDDSKATNVGAALAAIEGLGADIAGKLVLVAGGDGKGADFSALRAPVAAHCRAVVLLGRDAELLAKALGDEVPLIRVKTLDEAVQQCAELAREGDAVLLSPACASLDMFKNFEERGRLFAQAVEALP
- the mraY gene encoding phospho-N-acetylmuramoyl-pentapeptide-transferase; the encoded protein is MLLLLAEYLQQFYKGFAVFQYLTLRGILGVLTALSLALCLGPWMIRTLQIRQIGQAVRNDGPQSHLSKSGTPTMGGALILSAIGISTLLWADLSNRYVWVVLIVTLLFGAIGWVDDYRKVIEKNSRGLPSRWKYFWQSVFGLGAAIFLYVTAPTSVETTLIVPMLKDVSIPLGAGFIVLTYFVIVGSSNAVNLTDGLDGLAIMPTVMVGGALGIFCYLSGNVKFAEYLLIPYVPGAGELIVFCGALIGAGLGFLWFNTYPAQVFMGDVGALALGAALGTIAVIVRQEIVLFIMGGVFVMETLSVVIQVASFKLTGRRVFRMAPIHHHFELKGWPEPRVIVRFWIITVILVLIGLATLKLR
- the murF gene encoding UDP-N-acetylmuramoyl-tripeptide--D-alanyl-D-alanine ligase; translated protein: MLKPIFLSELVAPLQARLVGADTAFNGVSIDSRAIAAGQLFVALAGPRFDGHDYLNDVAAKGAVAALVEREVPDSKLPQLVVADTRLALGQLGALNRAAFTRQVAAITGSSGKTTVKEMLASILRTRGPVLATRGNLNNDLGAPLTLLEIAPEHAAAVIELGASRVGEIAYTVGLTQPHVVVINNAGTAHVGEFGGPEKIVQAKGEILEGLGDGGTAVLNLDDKAFAIWKARAGQHAVLSFALDNPAADFHASGLTRDERGCPAFDLHGPSGVARVQLNLLGTHNVQNALAAAAAAHAFGLSLEGIALGLNNVQPVKGRTVVQMTPLGVRVIDDTYNANPTSMCAAIDILAGFSGRTVLVLGDIGELGQWAQEGHRQVGDYAKGRVSVLYAVGPLMAHAVAAFGPDAHHFATQADLIAAVGAEQGTHTTILIKGSRSAAMENVVAALCGSSGEKH
- a CDS encoding UDP-N-acetylmuramoyl-L-alanyl-D-glutamate--2,6-diaminopimelate ligase, with product MTMPLSKIFSQAGRDPLIRELTLDSRNVRPGDLFLAVPGGKFDGRAHIADALQRGAAAVAYEEAGATVLPITDVPLIPVRGLAMQLSDIAGRFYGEPSRLLDLVGVTGTNGKTSVTQLVAQALDKLGKHCGLIGTLGTGFYGALKSGRLTTPDPIAVQATLYDLKKAGARAVAMEVSSHALDQGRVAALAFDIAVMTNLSRDHLDYHGSMDAYAEAKGKLFTRPNLRCRVVNIDDEFGRELASQSHESRLISYSLEDSSASLYCREAHFDDTGVRATLVTAQGQHSLRSALLGRFNLSNVLAAIGALLGMDYPLDEILKVMPQLEGPVGRMQRLGGGALPLVVVDYAHTPDALEKVLEALRPHAKGKLLCLFGCGGDRDRGKRPLMAEVAERLADGVLVTDDNPRSEDPQQIFSDIRPGFAAPERARFVAGRGQAIEQLIAGASADDVIVLAGKGHEDYQEINGQRHDFSDLVEAQKALKAWEAAHA